Proteins from one bacterium genomic window:
- a CDS encoding prohibitin family protein — MFFIFSLIIAVLALFVWWNARRQADTNIVSHNVAKVSPLIAVAFGILSLVQCLTQIPAGHVGVIDFFGIVSDRILPSGINMVNPLARIVKYSIQTKEHKETMQVLSVEGLTIGLEVSALYRLNPDSAARVYKTISGGDYENIILIPQFRSICRSVTASFQASALYSSQRERLGTMIQEELAKTIASRGVSIENTPIRNVALPSQLTEAIEQKQKADQESQRMEFILTKEKQEADRKRIEAKGIADFQNIVAAGISENLLRWKGIEATEKLANSANAKVVIVGGGKDGLPIILDTK, encoded by the coding sequence ATGTTTTTCATTTTCTCACTTATCATCGCTGTCCTCGCACTTTTTGTGTGGTGGAACGCGCGCCGTCAGGCTGACACCAACATCGTATCTCACAATGTCGCAAAAGTGAGCCCGTTAATTGCAGTCGCATTTGGAATTCTGTCGCTGGTACAATGTTTGACGCAGATTCCCGCCGGCCACGTCGGTGTCATCGATTTTTTCGGCATTGTATCCGACCGCATCCTGCCGTCCGGGATAAATATGGTAAATCCTCTAGCCCGTATCGTCAAGTATTCCATTCAGACAAAGGAACATAAAGAAACAATGCAGGTGCTTTCTGTCGAGGGTCTCACCATCGGATTGGAAGTAAGCGCATTGTATCGCCTAAATCCCGACTCTGCGGCGCGTGTATATAAAACTATTTCCGGCGGAGATTATGAGAATATCATACTTATCCCGCAGTTTCGTTCTATTTGCCGCTCAGTCACAGCCAGTTTTCAGGCCAGCGCGTTGTATTCAAGCCAGAGAGAAAGACTCGGGACCATGATCCAGGAGGAATTGGCCAAAACTATAGCGTCGCGAGGCGTTTCCATCGAAAATACGCCGATACGTAACGTCGCCCTCCCATCACAGCTGACCGAGGCCATCGAACAAAAACAGAAAGCCGACCAGGAAAGTCAGCGGATGGAATTTATTTTGACAAAAGAAAAACAGGAAGCGGACCGAAAAAGGATTGAGGCAAAAGGTATTGCCGATTTTCAGAACATTGTAGCCGCAGGGATCAGCGAAAATTTACTACGATGGAAAGGAATTGAAGCAACGGAGAAACTGGCGAATTCTGCCAACGCAAAAGTTGTGATCGTTGGCGGCGGTAAAGACGGCCTGCCGATCATTCTGGATACTAAATAA